A part of Tardiphaga sp. vice304 genomic DNA contains:
- a CDS encoding putative bifunctional diguanylate cyclase/phosphodiesterase: MQAAPKLATRRRASEIGEIVRQRAQAEAAVADARKSHERLREAIDILPQGVVFLDSDGRYILWNKKYAEIYNRSSDQFVPGARLQDTIRVGVERGDYPEAIGREDEWIAERVARLFHPGERHEQTLADGRVILIEERLTVGGDVIGLRVDITELKQREASFRLLFDSNPVPMIVCALDDERIVGVNDAAVEHYGYTRAEFERLTIRHLQAFEAEAPWARDQSSDEQPARTWKHVKADGSLIDLAIYSRHLTYGDEPAVMLALMDITERKRAEMRLAFMAHHDGLTGLPNRNLLRQRLDEVLAHSRRGGEKAGILFLGLDNFKSINDTLGHGIGDKLLRGVARRLRSTVREEDAVARLNSDEFAIIQTGINRPEDVVLLARRLLQAIGEPFLLDGHSVVIGASVGIAMAPSDGDDSERLMKNADMALSRAKNDSRGTFSFFEAGMDARAQTRRKIELDLRAALQGDLLRPHYQPLIDLKSGRITGVEALVRWQHPERGMISPGDFIPVAEDTGLINVLGAQILRRACMEAAAWPDPVRVAVNLSPLQFRVGNLLSIVMDALKQSGLPARRLELEITETLLLEKSSQVLATLHALRALGVRISMDDFGTGYSSLSYLRSFPFDKIKIDQSFVRDLGANRDAQAIVRAIISLGVGLGVTITAEGVETEDELACLRAEGCHEAQGYLFSRARPNVEIVELLRAQSIVPEADEAQVA, encoded by the coding sequence ATGCAAGCTGCGCCAAAGCTGGCGACACGCCGGCGCGCCAGCGAGATCGGCGAGATCGTGCGCCAGCGCGCGCAAGCCGAGGCGGCGGTCGCCGACGCCCGCAAATCCCACGAGCGGCTGCGCGAGGCGATCGACATCCTGCCGCAGGGCGTCGTGTTTCTCGATTCCGACGGTCGCTACATCCTCTGGAATAAAAAATACGCGGAGATCTACAACCGCAGTTCGGACCAGTTCGTGCCCGGCGCGCGGCTGCAGGATACGATCCGCGTCGGCGTCGAGCGCGGCGACTATCCGGAGGCGATCGGCCGCGAGGACGAATGGATCGCCGAGCGGGTCGCCCGGCTGTTTCATCCCGGCGAACGCCATGAGCAGACCCTCGCCGACGGCCGCGTCATCCTGATCGAGGAGCGCCTGACCGTGGGCGGCGACGTCATCGGACTGCGCGTCGATATCACCGAGCTGAAACAGCGCGAGGCCTCGTTCCGGCTGTTGTTCGACAGCAACCCGGTGCCGATGATCGTCTGCGCCCTCGACGACGAACGCATTGTCGGCGTCAACGACGCCGCGGTGGAGCATTATGGCTATACCCGCGCCGAGTTCGAGCGGCTGACGATCCGCCATCTGCAGGCGTTCGAAGCCGAGGCGCCCTGGGCGCGCGACCAGTCCAGCGACGAGCAGCCGGCGCGGACCTGGAAGCACGTTAAGGCCGACGGCTCGCTGATCGATCTGGCGATCTATTCTCGCCACCTGACCTATGGTGACGAGCCGGCGGTGATGCTGGCCCTGATGGATATCACCGAGCGCAAGCGCGCCGAGATGCGGCTGGCGTTCATGGCGCATCACGATGGCCTGACCGGGCTGCCGAACCGCAACCTGCTTCGCCAGCGGCTCGACGAGGTGCTCGCGCACTCCCGTCGCGGCGGCGAGAAGGCCGGCATCTTGTTTCTCGGCCTCGACAATTTCAAGTCCATCAATGACACGCTCGGCCACGGCATCGGCGACAAGCTGCTGCGCGGCGTGGCGCGCCGGCTGCGCTCGACCGTGCGCGAGGAAGACGCGGTCGCGCGGCTCAACTCCGATGAATTCGCCATCATTCAGACCGGCATCAACCGTCCCGAGGACGTCGTGCTGCTGGCGCGCCGGCTGCTCCAGGCGATCGGCGAACCCTTTCTGCTCGATGGCCATTCGGTGGTGATCGGCGCCAGCGTCGGCATCGCGATGGCGCCCTCCGACGGCGACGATTCCGAGCGGCTCATGAAGAACGCCGACATGGCGCTGTCGCGCGCCAAGAACGATTCGCGCGGCACGTTCAGCTTCTTCGAAGCCGGCATGGATGCGCGTGCCCAGACCCGGCGCAAGATCGAGCTCGATTTGCGCGCCGCGCTCCAGGGCGACCTGCTGCGGCCGCACTACCAGCCGCTGATCGACCTCAAGAGCGGCCGCATCACCGGGGTCGAGGCGCTGGTGCGCTGGCAGCATCCGGAACGCGGCATGATCTCGCCGGGCGATTTCATCCCGGTCGCCGAAGACACCGGCCTGATCAATGTGCTGGGCGCGCAGATCCTGCGCCGCGCCTGCATGGAGGCCGCGGCGTGGCCGGACCCCGTGCGCGTCGCGGTCAATCTGTCGCCGCTGCAGTTTCGCGTCGGCAATCTGCTGTCGATCGTGATGGATGCGCTGAAGCAATCCGGCCTGCCGGCCCGGCGACTGGAGCTGGAGATCACCGAGACGCTGCTTTTGGAAAAGAGCAGCCAGGTGCTGGCGACGCTGCATGCGCTGCGTGCGCTCGGCGTGCGGATTTCGATGGACGATTTCGGTACCGGCTATTCGTCGCTCAGCTATCTGCGCAGCTTTCCGTTCGACAAGATCAAGATCGACCAGTCCTTCGTGCGCGACCTCGGCGCCAACCGCGATGCCCAGGCGATCGTGCGCGCGATCATCAGCCTCGGCGTGGGCCTCGGCGTCACCATCACCGCCGAAGGCGTCGAGACCGAGGACGAACTGGCCTGCCTGCGCGCCGAGGGCTGCCATGAGGCGCAAGGCTACCTGTTCAGCCGCGCCCGGCCGAATGTCGAGATCGTCGAATTGCTGCGCGCGCAGAGCATCGTGCCGGAAGCGGACGAGGCGCAGGTGGCGTAG
- the mepA gene encoding penicillin-insensitive murein endopeptidase: protein MNRRLMASLLLPATMVAIASIVAIALIDGAWAQDKGSVQPKPLPPLANPNDPQLGAKELFGRKVLPSRTPTQVFGFYARGCIAGAEALPINGPNWQVMRLSRNRNWAHPQMIDVLERLAAKANRIAGWPGLLVGDMSQPRGGPMITGHASHQVGLDADIWLTPMPNRQLSRNEREEMSAVMMVRRDRLDIDPAVWTPSHLPVIRAAAQEPAVERIFVNAAIKKALCREARGDRNWLSKVRPMYGHDYHFHVRIKCPAGSADCESQPPPTDSEGCGTAELGYWFSDAVLHPKPPLVPPKPKPPMTLAELPPACRQVLAAP from the coding sequence ATGAACAGACGTCTGATGGCATCGCTGCTACTTCCCGCGACGATGGTCGCGATCGCTTCCATCGTCGCGATCGCTTTGATCGACGGCGCGTGGGCGCAGGACAAGGGCAGTGTGCAGCCGAAGCCGCTGCCGCCGCTGGCCAATCCGAACGACCCGCAGCTCGGCGCCAAGGAGTTGTTCGGCCGCAAGGTGCTGCCGTCGCGGACGCCGACGCAGGTATTTGGCTTCTACGCCCGGGGCTGCATCGCCGGCGCCGAAGCGCTGCCGATCAACGGGCCGAACTGGCAGGTGATGCGATTGTCGCGCAACCGCAACTGGGCGCATCCGCAGATGATCGACGTGCTGGAGCGGCTGGCGGCCAAAGCCAACCGGATCGCAGGCTGGCCCGGCCTGCTGGTCGGCGACATGTCGCAGCCGCGCGGCGGCCCGATGATCACCGGCCATGCCAGCCATCAGGTCGGGCTCGATGCCGACATCTGGCTGACCCCGATGCCCAACCGGCAATTGTCGCGCAACGAGCGCGAGGAAATGTCGGCGGTGATGATGGTGCGGCGCGACCGGCTGGATATCGATCCCGCGGTGTGGACGCCGAGCCATCTCCCCGTCATCCGCGCGGCGGCGCAGGAGCCGGCGGTGGAGCGCATCTTCGTCAATGCCGCGATCAAGAAGGCGCTGTGCCGCGAGGCCAGAGGCGATCGCAACTGGCTGTCCAAGGTGCGGCCGATGTACGGACACGACTATCACTTCCACGTCCGCATCAAATGTCCGGCGGGCAGCGCCGACTGCGAGTCGCAGCCGCCGCCGACGGACAGCGAGGGCTGCGGCACGGCCGAACTGGGCTACTGGTTCAGCGACGCGGTGCTGCATCCGAAGCCGCCGCTGGTGCCGCCGAAACCGAAGCCGCCGATGACGCTGGCCGAGTTGCCGCCCGCCTGCCGGCAGGTGCTGGCCGCACCGTAG
- the modA gene encoding molybdate ABC transporter substrate-binding protein — protein MNRFSVTALAFMMLLGANYSSAQAQDKSLTVFAAASMKNALDDINAAYFARTGIKVTASYAASSVLAKQMEQGAPADVFVSADTDWMDYAIVKKTINEPTRVNLLGNSMVLIAAKDSKLDNVTIDQGFDLAKLAGDGRIATGDVKSVPVGKYARAALEKLGSWAAAEPKFAMADSVRAALALVSRGEAPLGIVYATDARIDPGVRIVGTFPASSHPAIIYPVAATAMAKPEAAGYLAFLKTTASKTILEKYGFNFLISPTT, from the coding sequence ATGAACCGATTCTCTGTAACTGCCCTCGCTTTCATGATGCTGCTCGGAGCGAATTATTCGTCCGCGCAGGCCCAGGACAAAAGCCTGACAGTGTTCGCCGCCGCCTCGATGAAGAACGCGCTGGACGATATCAACGCCGCCTATTTCGCCAGGACCGGTATCAAGGTCACGGCGTCCTACGCCGCCAGTTCGGTCCTCGCCAAACAGATGGAACAGGGCGCGCCGGCCGATGTGTTCGTGTCCGCCGATACCGACTGGATGGACTACGCGATTGTAAAGAAGACCATCAACGAGCCGACCCGGGTCAACCTGCTCGGCAACAGCATGGTGCTGATCGCCGCCAAGGATTCCAAGCTCGACAACGTCACGATCGATCAGGGCTTCGATCTCGCGAAACTCGCCGGCGACGGCCGGATCGCCACCGGCGACGTCAAGTCGGTGCCGGTCGGCAAATACGCCAGAGCGGCGCTCGAAAAGCTCGGTAGCTGGGCGGCCGCCGAGCCGAAATTCGCGATGGCCGACAGCGTCCGCGCCGCTTTGGCGCTGGTGTCGCGCGGCGAGGCGCCGCTCGGCATCGTCTACGCCACCGACGCCAGGATCGATCCCGGCGTCAGGATCGTCGGCACCTTCCCGGCCTCGTCACATCCGGCCATCATCTATCCGGTCGCCGCGACCGCAATGGCGAAGCCCGAAGCCGCCGGCTATCTCGCCTTCCTGAAGACCACGGCGTCGAAGACGATCCTGGAGAAATACGGCTTCAACTTCCTGATCAGCCCGACGACCTGA